One region of Purpureocillium takamizusanense chromosome 4, complete sequence genomic DNA includes:
- the FAL1 gene encoding RNA helicase (COG:J~EggNog:ENOG503NWJ1): MAEGAGGIDRKAEERMEFSTSKEVTVHPTFESMSLKESLLRGIYAYGYETPSAVQSRAIVQVCKGRDTIAQAQSGTGKTATFSISMLQVIDTAVRETQALVLSPTRELATQIQSVVMALGDYMNVQCHACIGGTNVGEDIRKLDYGQHIVSGTPGRVADMIRRRHLRTRHIKMLVLDEADELLNKGFREQIYDVYRYLPPATQVVVVSATLPYDVLDMTTKFMTDPVRILVKRDELTLEGLKQYFIAVEKEDWKFDTLCDLYDTLTITQAVIFCNTRRKVDWLTDKMREANFTVSSMHGDMPQKERDSIMQDFRQGNSRVLISTDVWARGIDVQQVSLVINYDLPSNRENYIHRIGRSGRFGRKGVAINFVTTEDVRILRDIELYYSTQIDEMPMNVADLIA; this comes from the exons ATGGCTGAAGGCGCAGGAGGCATTGACCGcaaggcggaggagaggatGGAGTTTTCCACCTCCAAGGAAGTCACGGTCCATCCTACTTTCGAGTCCATGTCGCTCAAAG AGAGTCTGCTGCGCGGCATCTACGCATACGGATACGAAACTCCCTCTGCCGTCCAGTCTCGAGCCATCGTCCAGGTCTGCAAGGGCCGCGATACCATCGCCCAGGCCCAGTCCGGAACAGGCAAGACGGCAACCTTTTCCATCAGCATGCTTCAGGTCATCGATACGGCCGTGCGCGAGACCCAAGCCCTGGTCTTGTCGCCTACGCGCGAGTTGGCGACCCAGATTCAGAGCGTCGTCATGGCACTGGGAGACTACATGAACGTGCAGTGCCATGCCTGCATCGGAGGCACCAACGTTGGCGAAGACATTCGCAAGCTCGACTACGGCCAGCACATCGTCTCGGGTACCCCCGGCCGCGTGGCTGATATgattcgccgccgccacttgCGCACCAGACACATCAAGATGCTGGTCCtcgatgaggccgacgagcttctcAACAAGGGCTTCCGCGAACAAATCTACGACGTCTACCGCTACCTTCCGCCGGCGACCCAAGTCGTTGTCGTCAGCGCCACCCTGCCGTACGACGTGCTCGACATGACGACCAAGTTCATGACGGATCCCGTGCGCATCCTGGTCAAGCGTGACGAGCTGACCCTCGAGGGCCTGAAACAGTACTTTATCGCCGTGGAGAAGGAGGATTGGAAGTTTGATACCCTTTGTGATCTTTACGACACCCTCACCATCACCCAGGCGGTCATTTTCTGCAACACACGCCGCAAGGTCGACTGGTTGACAGACAAGATGCGTGAGGCCAACTTTACTGTGAGCAGCATGCATGGCGACATGCCGCAAAAGGAGCGCGACAGCATCATGCAGGATTTCAGACAGGGCAACAGCCGAGTCTTGATATCGACTGACGTTTGGGCTCGCGGAATCGACGTCCAGCAGGTCAGCCTGGTCATCAACTACGACCTGCCCAGCAACCGTGAGAACTACATTCACCGCATTGGTCGCAGTGGCCGTTTCGGTCGCAAGGGCGTGGCAATCAACTTTGTTACCACCGAAGATGTGCGCATCCTTCGCGACATTGAGT TGTACTACTCGACACAAATCGATGAGATGCCGATGAACGTTGCCGATCTCATCGCTTAA
- a CDS encoding uncharacterized protein (SECRETED:SignalP(1-18~SECRETED:cutsite=ASA-TN~SECRETED:prob=0.8879)) has translation MKFLVPVALATFATLASATNHNNDNDNKDDNKCDALEGKIPICAQPCVNFAAKQYCTPGDLDCGCAPKTIEKIIADSATCVSNACKGQGPVFPPLRTWCQCIVGGKPTSTPTHTTTKKPTPTPTPTCAAEASKVPQCANSCVNKEFAKICDKGDTKCGCVPGNLDKIIERSADCVAKECKGQGPVFPPLRNWCDCINGGKTTTTTSKTSTSKTKTSTSHSHTSSHTSHTSHTESHTSHTKTHSSHTKTHTSHTKTHSVTSSHTSATASQTSSTTTSKPTSSHATSNSTTTTSKPAPSSSKPVTLTSTFTTTKVHTITSCPPTVTACPTGGVITETIVTTTTWCPETEAPPAPTSSPCETETVVPVPTGPPAETQTEVPVPTGPPAETQTEVPVPSGPPAETQTEAPVPTGPPAETETEAPVPTGPPAETQTEVPIPTNPPVPTQVTPGPGAPGGNSTVTSSPHPPVVTAAAAMMQRSGTGLVVGAVALFAGFAWL, from the coding sequence ATGAAGTtcctcgtccccgtcgcTCTGGCGACCTTTGCAACTCTCGCCTCGGCAACGAACcacaacaacgacaacgacaacaaggACGACAACAAATGCGACGCCCTGGAAGGCAAGATCCCCATCTGCGCCCAGCCCTGCGTCAACTTCGCCGCCAAGCAGTACTGCACGCCCGGCGACCTCgactgcggctgcgcgcccAAGACCATCGAGAAGATCATCGCCGACTCGGCCACCTGCGTCTCCAACGCGTGCAAGGGCCAGGGACCCGTGTTTCCCCCGCTGCGCACCTGGTGCCAGTGCATCGTCGGCGGGAAGCCCACGTCCACGCCCACGCAcacgacgaccaagaagcccacgcccacgcccacgcctacctgcgcggcggaggcgtccAAGGTTCCCCAGTGCGCCAACTCATGCGTAAACAAGGAGTTTGCCAAGATTTGCGACAAGGGCGACACCAAGTGCGGGTGCGTGCCTGGGAACCTGGACAAGATCATTGAGCGCTCGGCGGACTGCGTGGCCAAGGAGTGCAAGGGTCAGGGGCCGGTGTTTCCTCCGCTGCGGAACTGGTGCGATTGTATCAATGGaggcaagacgacgacgacgacgtccaagACGAGCACCTCCAAGACCAAGACGTCCACGAGTCACTCTCACACCTCGTCTCACACCTCTCACACCTCTCACACGGAGAGCCACACCTCTCACACAAAGACGCATAGCTCTCACACAAAGACGCATACCTCACACACCAAGACACACTCCGTGACGTCTTCGCATACttcggcaacggcaagccagacgtcgtcgacgacgacgagcaagccCACCTCCTCCCACGCAACCTCCAActcgactacgacgacgtccaagcccgccccctcctcctccaagccCGTCACCCTGACGTCGACCTTTACCACCACAAAGGTACACACTATCACGTCCTGCCCCCCGACGGTCACGGCCTGCCCGACCGGCGGAGTCATCACCGAgaccatcgtcaccaccacgacctGGTGCCCCGAGACGGAAGCCCCTCCCGCGCCCACGAGCTCGCCCTGCGAGACGGAGACCGTCGTGCCCGTCCCCaccggcccgccggccgagacgcAGACTGAAGTTCCTGTCCCTACGGgtccgcccgccgagacgcAGACCGAGGTTCCTGTGCCTtccggcccgcccgctgagACCCAGACAGAAGCTCCCGTCCCTACCGGTCCGCCTgccgagacggagacggaaGCTCCTGTGCCTAcgggcccgcccgccgagacccAGACCGAGGTGCCCATCCCCACGAACCCGCCGGTCCCTACTCAGGTCACCCCCGGCCCTGGCGCCCCAGGCGGCAACTCGACCGTCACGTCGTCGCCTCACCCtcccgtcgtcaccgccgcagccgccatgatgcagcgcagcggcaccgGGCTCGTGGTCGGCGCTGTCGCCCTCTTTGCCGGCTTTGCTTGGCTCTGA
- a CDS encoding uncharacterized protein (EggNog:ENOG503P3N7~TransMembrane:5 (n12-23c29/30o267-291i303-323o329-350i371-390o396-416i)~COG:U~SECRETED:SignalP(1-29~SECRETED:cutsite=SVA-EP~SECRETED:prob=0.8359)) encodes MTLSSQKPLRGLWPLAALLCLALPLQSVAEPVQYCKSGHSTDGEDGVDFCVGLSLHRNASTDAHNAYITLTHTRPSHSAVGWTAVGIGRTMMGALMFVMYGDPAASGEKKPTVSVRTATGHTYPNVVPRERMNGGDWRVMHAEWLTDGGQRDTSTAVVSLVCYSCTLWPDEPISASSTAQPWIWAWNKGQQFATFTDNEHLAMHEPRPDSGGYGHFYVDMTQAESAGSKEPSLPVIDPGVAAVGASDSPKSTGTSKPKPKPMSFHVIVMRIHGVLMMVAFLLLLPLGVLAIRSGSPRSFKYHWIIQTTASLAMAGGLAAGLSMHPEISTVHQVVGVCLAGMVVVQIYLGWRHHVDFVRIRRRTWISHAHIWAGRVFLAGGSVNVLLGLALSGYSRLCMAIVAGYIVVGGVGLTFWIRRRNKSMAAKSNGVVEGEEEEEQLVPLQSDEYFVVAEDGDDDESDDARKSTEKTR; translated from the coding sequence ATGACGCTCTCTTCGCAGAAGCCGCTGCGGGGATTGTGGCCCCTGGCAGCACTGCTCTGCCTTGCCCTCCCGCTCCAGAGCGTCGCCGAGCCGGTTCAGTACTGCAAGTCTGGACACTCGAcggacggcgaagacggcgtgGACTTTTGCGTCGGCCTCTCGCTCCATCGAAACGCCTCCACGGACGCGCACAATGCCTACATCACGCTGACGCACACCCGGCCGTCGCACTCCGCCGTGGGCTGGACGGCCGTGGGCATCGGCCGGACCATGATGGGGGCCTTGATGTTCGTCATGTACGGcgacccggcggcgtccggcgagaagaagccTACCGTGAGCGTACGCACGGCCACGGGTCACACGTATCCGAACGTGGTGCCGCGCGAGAGAATGAACGGCGGAGACTGGCGGGTCATGCACGCCGAATGGCTcaccgacggcgggcagcgcgaCACCTCGACCGCGGTCGTGTCGCTCGTCTGCTACTCCTGCACGCTGTGGCCGGACGAGCccatctcggcgtcgtcgacggcgcagccCTGGATCTGGGCGTGGAACAAGGGCCAGCAGTTTGCGACCTTTACGGACAACGAACACCTCGCCATGCACGAGCCGCGGCCGGACAGCGGAGGCTATGGACACTTTTACGTCGACATGACACAGGCGGAGAGTGCGGGATCCAAGGAGCCGTCGCTGCCCGTCATCGATcctggcgtcgccgcggtggGCGCCTCCGACAGCCCCAAGTCTACTGGCACttccaagcccaagcccaagcccatgTCGTTCCACGTCATTGTGATGCGCATCCACGGCGTGCTCATGATGGTTGCGTTCCTACTGCTCCTGCCGCTTGGAGTTCTTGCCATCCGGTCCGGCTCGCCGCGGTCGTTCAAGTACCACTGGATCATCCAGACCACCGCGTCGTTGGCCATGGcaggcggcctggccgccggtCTGAGCATGCATCCGGAGATCAGCACGGTGCACCAGGTCGTGGGCGTATGCCTCGCCGGCATGGTGGTCGTGCAGATCTATCTCGGGTGGAGGCACCACGTCGACTTCGTCCGGATACGCCGGCGGACATGGATATCGCACGCGCATATCTGGGCCGGGCGGGTCTTTTTGGCCGGCGGCTCCGTCAACGTGCTGCTGGGCCTTGCGCTGAGCGGATACTCGCGCCTGTGTATGGCGATTGTGGCGGGTtacatcgtcgtcgggggcgTGGGCTTGACGTTTTGGATTCGCCGTCGCAACAAGAGCATGGCTGCAAAGTCCAATGGAGTGGTAGaaggtgaggaggaggaagagcaaCTGGTTCCTCTCCAGAGCGACGAGTACTTTGTTGTGGCCGAGGACGGAGACGATGATGAATCAGACGATGCCCGGAAGTCGACTGAAAAGACTAGATAG
- a CDS encoding uncharacterized protein (COG:S~EggNog:ENOG503PD1B), protein MALIKNVGLIGKGLFGSAVLPALLDAGFTVTVFSRHEKNKDSLPTGVAHAVVDYSSVDGMTKAFRGQDALVSTIGFDSILAQKPMIDAAVEAGVKRFIPADYTSFSTDPAAAQLPQHLALTAVQKQLRDYAEAGRLEYTIVATGVFLEFLIDYGFAVNWKERSAQLWGEKGDYPVSVTSLAAAARAVGEVLRNPAQTRNRAVYVNELVVTQAQILRLGEEVAPEGTEWTVTRFEDPNAEFEKRLQAVLQRPEMDTIMALVVATLFSGKFKAQFAELDNELLGVELLPEAALRARVAAALK, encoded by the exons ATGGCCTTGATCAAGAACGTCGGTCTTATCGGG AAAGGCCTTTTTGGCTCCGCCGTGCTCCCTGCTCTGCTTGATGCCGGATTTACAGTCACCGTCTTTAGCCGCCACGAGAAGAACAAAGACAGTCTCCCCACCGGCGTGGcgcatgccgtcgtcgactacAGCTCGGTCGATGGCATGACGAAGGCCTTCCGGGGCCAAGACGCCCTCGTTTCGACCATTGGCTTCGACTCGATCCTCGCGCAGAAGCCCATGATTGACGCAgccgtcgaagccggcgTCAAGCGCTTCATCCCGGCCGACTACACCAGCTTCTCGACggacccggcggccgcccagctcccGCAGCACCTGGCCCTCACGGCTGTGCAGAAGCAGCTGCGAGACTacgccgaggcggggcgGCTGGAGTACACAATCGTCGCTACGGGAGTGTTTCTAGAGTTTCTGATTGATTATGGATTCGCGGTGAACTGGAAGGAGAGGTCTGCGCAGCTGTGGGGAGAAAAGGGCGACTACCCCGTCTCCGTGACGAgtctggcagcggcggccagggcggtgggcgaggtGCTCAGGAACccggcgcagacgaggaACCGTGCCGTCTACGTGAATGAGTTGGTGGTCACGCAGGCGCAGATCTTGAGACTAGGTGAAGAGGTTGCTCCCGAGGGCACGGAGTGGACGGTGACCAGGTTCGAAGATCCGAACGCGGAATTCGAAAAACGTCTCCAGGCCGTGCTGCAGAGGCCGGAGATGGACACGATCATGGCCCTGGTCGTGGCGACGCTCTTTTCTGGCAAGTTCAAGGCGCAGTTTGCCGAGCTGGACAATGAACTCCTCGGGGTGGAGCTGCTTCCGGAGGCTGCgttgagggcgagggtggctGCGGCGTTGAAATGA